Proteins from a genomic interval of Trifolium pratense cultivar HEN17-A07 linkage group LG6, ARS_RC_1.1, whole genome shotgun sequence:
- the LOC123891759 gene encoding uncharacterized protein LOC123891759: protein MDNMITNALGFNTPIYVPNDVDDPADDEYDADVNVERPNEEAQRFFDLLKETNTPLCEGSRDSKLTVCIRLLGIKSECLVSEYTMDLITKLMLDITIDRPLDLPKNYYEARQLVAKLGLGAKRIDCCVNGCMLYYSNEFGVDDGALLECKFCQEPRYRVTRNSRSVRRKPIPRKAMFYLPIIPRLQRLYASMQTASKMTWHRENYERRKMSDGFTPYTQVSATPYSCWPVLVTPYNLPPDMCMSKPYMFLAAVIPGPSSPTVGIDIYLQPLIDDLKRLWNGVATYDINQKRNFNMRGALMWTINDFPAYGMLSGWGTHGKLGCPICMMDTKAFWLENGGKATWFDCHRRFLPTDHPFRRNKNAFVHGDTETRDPPDYLTSRQVWNKVKDIPKVEVVGGVASKPRGYGQTHNWTKRSIFWDLPKNER from the exons ATGGACAATATGATAACTAATGCCCTTGGGTTTAATACGCCGATTTATGTGCCAAATGATGTCGACGACCCTGCTGATGATGAATATGACGCTGATGTTAACGTCGAGAGACCAAATGAGGAAGCCCAGCGattttttgatcttttgaaaGAGACAAATACACCGTTGTGTGAAGGCTCTCGAGACTCAAAGTTAACGGTGTGTATTAGACTTTTGGGTATCAAGTCTGAATGTCTTGTTTCAGAATACACCATGGACTTGATAACAAAACTGATGTTGGATATAACAATAGACCGTCCTCTTGatttgccaaaaaattattacgAAGCAAGACAATTGGTTGCAAAGTTAGGACTCGGAGCGAAGAGAATTGACTGTTGTGTTAACGGGTGTATGTTGTACTATAGCAACGAATTTGGTGTAGATGACGGTGCATTACttgaatgtaaattttgtcaagaaccaagatATCGTGTAACAAGAAATTCACGGTCAGTCAGAAGGAAGCCAATCCCAAGAAAGGCGATGTTCTATTTACCCATAATACCAAGGTTGCAAAGGTTGTATGCATCGATGCAAACAGCCAGTAAAATGACATGGCATCGTGAAAACTatgaaaggagaaaaatgtcag ATGGATTTACACCATATACTCAAGTATCAGCCACTCCATATTCATGTTGGCCTGTTCTGGTTACCCCGTACAATCTTCCTCCTGATATGTGCATGTCAAAACCTTACATGTTTTTAGCCGCTGTAATACCAGGCCCATCTAGTCCAACTGTTGGTATTGATATCTATTTACAAcctttgattgatgatttgaagaGATTGTGGAACGGTGTTGCGACGTATGATATCAACCAAAAACGAAATTTCAATATGAGAGGAGCTTTGATGTGGACCATTAATGATTTTCCTGCATATGGGATGTTGTCTGGATGGGGGACACATGGTAAACTAGGATGTCCTATTTGCATGATGGACACCAAAGCGTTTTGGTTAGAAAACGGTGGGAAGGCTACTTGGTTTGACTGTCATCGTCGGTTCTTGCCTACTGATCATCCgtttagaagaaataaaaatgcttTTGTTCATGGTGACACCGAGACTCGTGATCCACCAGATTATTTGACATCCCGACAAGTCTGGAACAAAGTGAAAGATATTCCAAAGGTTGAGGTTGTAGGTGGTGTTGCATCTAAACCGCGTGGTTATGGACAAACACACAACTGGACAAAAAGAAGTATCTTTTGGGATCTGCC GAAAAACGAAAGATAA
- the LOC123888951 gene encoding uncharacterized protein LOC123888951, which produces MRGMKSHDCHVFFQTLLPIAFSSLPQHVLNPLIEISQFFKNLCSTTLREADLIKMENDIPLILCKLERIFPPALFDSMEHVVVHLAYEARLGGPVQYRWMYPFERFMGYAKRAVKNKARVEGSICATYLHRETIYFCSHYFKDTLSSSHIRNETETSRPVRIHPLNMSIFSLPGRNGGGEKVLYPGDKVLYSAHVHLLINCNEVEPYLQMFLTQHTSAQINSQFPAWFKEYMYQQTPATRVIQHLRNLSDGPKSTVKQWHTYFVNGYRFETHSWSEGKITVNSGVCMKGVTENGEGDFYGVIENIFEIEYNYLDYKKTVVLFYCKWFDPSNRGTRYDSKTNTVDIKMNKHYPLYDPFAMAHNVRQVHYVPYPSTTRDKRGWCAAITSKPRGLIEKNEIDEREDEPYQEDEMSNVDDVIAVETFNQLCVQEEAEEVPSDGDVDEEDVEANGDDEGSDDEDVSDWDDN; this is translated from the exons ATGCGTGGGATGAAAAGTCATGATTGTCATGTTTTTTTCCAGACTTTACTTCCGATTGCATTTAGTTCTTTACCCCAACATGTATTGAATCCGCTTATTGAAATCAGTCAATTTTTCAAGAATTTGTGTTCGACAACGCTAAGAGAGgctgatctcatcaagatgGAAAATGACATTCCACTGATCTTGTGTAAGTTGGAGAGAATATTTCCTCCTGCCTTGTTTGATTCTATGGAGCATGTTGTGGTGCATCTTGCATACGAGGCTAGGCTTGGTGGGCCGGTTCAATATAGATGGATGTACCCGTTCGAAAGGTTCATGGGTTATGCAAAACGTGCCGTGAAAAACAAAGCTAGGGTCGAAGGCTCAATTTGTGCAACATACTTACACCGCGAAACAATTTACTTTTGTTCGCATTACTTCAAAGACACGTTGTCATCAAGCCATATTCGCAATGAAACTGAAACATCTCGGCCTGTGAGAATTCACCCATTAAACATGTCAATATTCAGCTTGCCTGGTCGTAATGGTGGTGGTGAGAAAGTGTTGTATCCTGGTGACAAAGTTCTCTATTCGGCGCATGTTCACTTGCTGATTAATTGCAATGAAGTCGAGCCATATTTACa GATGTTTTTAACACAACATACTTCTGCTCAAATCAATTCGCAATTTCCAGCATGGTTCAAAGAATACATGTACCAACAAACACCCGCAACTCGTGTCATACAACACTTGAGAAACTTATCTGATGGCCCAAAGTCAACCGTTAAACAATGGCACACCTACTTTGTCAATGGTTACAGATTTGAGACACACAGTTGGAGTGAAGGAAAAATAACAGTAAACAGTGGAGTGTGTATGAAAGGTGTGACTGAAAATGGTGAAGGAGATTTTTACGGTGTCATTGAGAACATATTTGAAATCGAATACAATTACCTTGATTACAAGAAAACAGTCGTGTTGTTTTACTGTAAATGGTTTGATCCTTCAAATAGAGGTACCAGATATGATTCAAAGACTAATACCGTGGacataaaaatgaacaaacattATCCATTGTATGATCCGTTTGCTATGGCTCATAACGTCAGACAAGTTCACTATGTCCCTTATCCATCGACTACAAGGGATAAGCGAGGTTGGTGTGCCGCAATAACATCAAAACCAAGGGGTctgattgaaaaaaatgagatagatgAACGTGAAGATGAACCATATCAGGAAGATGAGATGTCCAATGTTGATGATGTCATTGCAGTTGAAACTTTTAATCAACTTTGTGTACAAGAAGAAGCCGAAGAAGTACCTTCTGATGGTGATGTTGATGAAGAGGACGTCGAAGCtaatggtgatgatgaaggcagtgatgatgaagatgtatcagattgggatgacaattaa